In Streptomyces thermolilacinus SPC6, a single genomic region encodes these proteins:
- a CDS encoding ATP-binding cassette domain-containing protein, producing the protein MSVEMELRAVRVRYGPLEALHGVDLPVPAGTATVLLGRNGSGRTTVLRALAGAVRPSAGRVLWRGADVTRLPPHLRARRGLCFVPDLRAVYATLTVAENLRLAGDPDAALAAYPELRPLLPRRAGTLSGGERRMLAVSRALAVPARVVLVDEPSLGMSPPVAERTYALLGALCARGTALVTAEQRLPDGLPRGTLVHELRRGEITFSGEPGEAAARRLLGGPGLPHTRAVSDES; encoded by the coding sequence ATGAGCGTCGAGATGGAGCTGCGCGCCGTACGGGTCCGGTACGGCCCGCTGGAGGCGCTGCACGGCGTGGACCTGCCCGTCCCGGCCGGTACGGCGACCGTGCTGCTCGGCCGCAACGGCTCCGGCCGTACGACGGTGCTGCGCGCCCTCGCCGGGGCGGTGCGCCCGTCGGCGGGCCGGGTCCTGTGGCGCGGCGCCGACGTGACGCGGCTCCCCCCGCACCTGCGGGCACGGCGCGGGCTGTGCTTCGTACCGGATCTGCGGGCCGTGTACGCCACGCTGACCGTCGCGGAGAACCTGCGGCTCGCCGGGGACCCGGACGCCGCCCTGGCCGCCTACCCGGAGCTGCGGCCCCTCCTCCCCCGCCGGGCGGGCACGCTGTCGGGCGGCGAACGGCGGATGCTCGCCGTGTCGCGGGCGCTGGCGGTGCCCGCGCGTGTCGTGCTCGTGGACGAACCGTCGCTCGGCATGTCGCCCCCGGTGGCGGAGCGTACGTACGCCCTGCTCGGCGCCCTGTGCGCCAGGGGCACGGCGCTCGTCACGGCCGAACAGCGGCTCCCCGACGGCCTGCCGCGCGGCACGCTCGTCCACGAACTGCGGCGCGGCGAGATCACCTTCAGCGGCGAGCCCGGCGAAGCGGCCGCGCGACGGCTCCTCGGGGGCCCGGGGCTGCCCCACACGCGGGCCGTGTCCGACGAGTCGTGA